A region of Deltaproteobacteria bacterium DNA encodes the following proteins:
- a CDS encoding AbrB/MazE/SpoVT family DNA-binding domain-containing protein, whose protein sequence is MIKTLSKHGNSLALILDRPILDLLKIDQDTPLELTTDGDGLVVRPIRQATHRTRVRQIAKRVMDTHEATLRKLAK, encoded by the coding sequence ATGATCAAGACGCTTTCGAAACACGGCAACAGCCTGGCGCTCATTCTCGACCGCCCAATCCTCGACCTGCTGAAGATCGATCAGGACACGCCGCTGGAGCTGACGACGGACGGGGACGGGCTTGTCGTACGTCCGATCCGTCAGGCGACGCATCGCACACGGGTGCGGCAGATCGCAAAGCGCGTGATGGACACGCATGAGGCCACGTTGCGGAAGCTCGCGAAATGA
- a CDS encoding winged helix-turn-helix transcriptional regulator has protein sequence MPRKSPIHPLRDHLAPDLFKALGDPNRLALLSRLAECRRECTVSELAECVKVDLSVVSRHLAQLRAVGVLEAEKIGKQVHYRLNCNRLAATLRSIADALDACCPPRKPEPSKG, from the coding sequence ATGCCCCGCAAGAGTCCGATTCACCCGCTGCGCGATCACCTGGCGCCCGATCTGTTCAAGGCTCTGGGCGACCCCAACCGGCTCGCGCTGCTCTCGCGACTTGCCGAGTGCCGCCGCGAGTGCACGGTGAGCGAACTCGCCGAATGCGTGAAGGTCGATCTGTCCGTGGTGTCGCGGCATCTGGCGCAACTGCGCGCCGTGGGCGTGCTCGAGGCCGAGAAGATCGGCAAACAGGTCCATTACCGACTGAACTGCAACCGCCTGGCGGCGACGCTGCGTTCGATCGCCGACGCGCTCGACGCGTGCTGTCCGCCGCGAAAACCCGAACCATCGAAAGGATGA
- a CDS encoding type II toxin-antitoxin system death-on-curing family toxin: protein MSPEFLDIDDVLDIHATQLARFGGLDGIRDMGLLESALAQPSASFGAEWLHADHFEMAAAYLYHIVSNHPFLDGNKRTGLICALTFLGINGVEIQCDEPELENMVMMAAKSELSKPEIAGFFRRHIKG, encoded by the coding sequence ATGAGTCCGGAGTTTCTTGACATCGACGACGTGCTCGATATTCACGCCACGCAGCTTGCCCGTTTCGGCGGTCTGGACGGGATTCGAGACATGGGGTTGCTGGAATCGGCTTTAGCGCAGCCATCCGCGTCGTTCGGCGCCGAATGGCTTCATGCCGACCACTTTGAAATGGCCGCCGCGTATCTTTATCACATCGTCTCGAATCACCCGTTTTTAGACGGCAACAAAAGGACCGGCCTCATCTGCGCGCTGACGTTTCTGGGGATCAACGGGGTCGAAATCCAATGTGACGAGCCGGAACTTGAGAATATGGTGATGATGGCGGCCAAGAGCGAATTGTCGAAACCGGAGATCGCGGGTTTCTTCCGGCGTCATATCAAGGGCTGA
- the ccoS gene encoding cbb3-type cytochrome oxidase assembly protein CcoS — translation MSVIYIVLPLAILFAAGFVGAFIWATRRGQFDDTKTPAMRILHEDDDVKRKR, via the coding sequence ATGTCCGTCATCTACATTGTGCTGCCGCTGGCGATTCTCTTCGCCGCGGGATTCGTCGGCGCGTTCATCTGGGCGACGCGCCGCGGGCAGTTCGACGACACCAAGACGCCGGCCATGCGGATTCTTCACGAAGACGACGATGTGAAGCGCAAGCGCTGA